A DNA window from Solanum lycopersicum chromosome 3, SLM_r2.1 contains the following coding sequences:
- the LOC101264507 gene encoding SWI/SNF complex component SNF12 homolog, with amino-acid sequence MNNNNPVKNVSLGTSVPIQIPQSMPINHNQPAVRHFSQSPAQRGSHFPGHFQLSESRSHAPFQGQAQAFSHFITSGVNTNAGVSSPAASTPNTASGGARKVLHRPPSRTGGSSNHGQATASPLKTMELTPAVRRKKQKVSDRFIPDKVAASLPESALYSQLLEFEGRVDALLSRKKIDMLESLKSPPRFQRTLRIYVFNTFANQTPAKPDSDSAEPASWSLKIIGRILGGGSGSQASEREQKLGVACPKFSSFFKKVTVYLDQSLYPENHVILWDSSRSPALHEGFEIKRKGDKELTAIIRLEMNYMPEKFKLSPALQEVLGIEVETRAKVLAALWYYIKTKKLQICHDTSSFTCDPPLRKIFGEEKLKFSLVSQKIHPHLTAPQPIHLEHRIKLSGSSPAGNTCYDVLVDVPFTLQKEFSTFLSDLDKNKEIDAYDEAISTALKQIHEHQRRRAFFLGFSQSPTDFVNALVASQARDLKLVSDDSTRDSEMERRSEFYNQSWTEDAVVRYLNRNHASGADHSARK; translated from the exons ATGAATAACAATAATCCAGTTAAGAATGTTAGTTTAGGAACCTCAGTTCCAATTCAAATTCCTCAATCTATGCCGATAAACCATAATCAACCAGCTGTTCGTCACTTCTCCCAGTCACCAGCACAACGGGGTTCACATTTCCCTGGCCATTTTCAGTTATCTGAATCACGATCTCATGCCCCATTTCAAGGTCAAGCTCAGGCCTTTAGCCATTTCATCACTTCAGGGGTTAATACCAATGCTGGTGTTTCATCCCCTGCTGCTTCTACACCCAATACAGCTTCTGGGGGTGCTAGAAAAGTGCTCCATAGACCACCTTCTCGGACCGGTGGTTCATCTAACCATGGTCAAGCAACTGCTTCTCCTTTAAAGACAATGGAATTAACCCCTGCTGTGCGTAGGAAAAAGCAAAAAGTTTCTGACAGGTTTATACCGGATAAGGTGGCTGCGAGTTTGCCCGAGTCAGCACTTTACTCTCAGTTGCTTGAATTCGAGGGTCGTGTAGATGCTCTTCTTTCTAGAAAGAAGATTGACATGTTGGAATCCCTTAAGAGTCCTCCGCGTTTCCAGAGAACTCTCAGAATTTATGTATTCAATACTTTTGCGAATCAGACACCAGCTAAACCGGACAGCGATTCGGCTGAGCCAGCTTCATGGTCTCTTAAGATAATCGGAAGGATCTTGGGGGGTGGGTCGGGTTCTCAAGCATCTGAAAGGGAGCAGAAATTGGGTGTTGCTTGCCCCAAGTTTTCATCTTTCTTCAAGAAAGTTACTGTTTACTTGGATCAAAGTCTATATCCTGAAAACCATGTAATTTTGTGGGATAGTTCTCGATCACCAGCTCTTCACGAGGGTTTTGAGATTAAGAGGAAAGGGGATAAGGAGCTTACTGCAATCATCAGACTGGAGATGAATTATATGCCTGAGAAATTTAAACTATCGCCGGCATTGCAAGAAGTTCTTGGCATTGAGGTTGAGACACGAGCTAAAGTTTTAGCTGCTCTTTGGTACTACATAAAAACTAAGAAGCTACAGATATGCCATGACACCTCCTCGTTCACTTGTGATCCTCCTCTAAGGAAGATTTTTggagaagaaaagttgaaattttCCCTGGTTTCCCAAAAGATTCATCCGCATCTGACTGCCCCTCAACCTATTCACCTGGAGCACAGGATTAAGCTATCTGGAAGTAGCCCAGCTGGGAACACTTGTTATGATGTACTGGTTGATGTTCCCTTCACATTGCAGAAGGAATTCTCCACATTCTTATCTGATTTAGATAAGAACAAGGAGATTGATGCATACGATGAAGCTATTTCCACCGCTCTAAAGCAAATCCATGAACATCAGAGAAGGCGAGCTTTCTTCCTGGGATTTAGTCAGTCACCTACCGATTTTGTTAATGCATTAGTTGCATCTCAAGCCAGGGATCTTAAGCTTGTTTCTGATGATTCGACCCGTGATTCAGAAATGGAGAGGCGTTCTGAATTCTACAATCAGTCTTG GACTGAAGACGCTGTTGTGCGCTACTTGAATCGCAATCATGCTTCTGGTGCTGACCATTCTGCTAGAAAATAG